A region of Leptospira bouyouniensis DNA encodes the following proteins:
- a CDS encoding NUDIX hydrolase: MIDFLLKSKSMRVRVAALIQDPKGKILLVQQQKKQSGYWLLPGGGIEFGESGEEALKRELKEELSLEVSHSEFLLLNESIDPNQKRHLIQIVFLTKVKELLPVINAQEKAISGFGYFTPKEILEMDLRPDIKHYFRAKSTNKPRYISSPWVNEP; encoded by the coding sequence ATGATCGATTTTTTATTAAAATCAAAGTCTATGCGTGTCCGAGTGGCCGCTCTCATACAAGACCCTAAAGGGAAAATTTTACTTGTACAACAGCAAAAAAAACAATCAGGGTATTGGTTATTACCAGGTGGTGGAATTGAATTTGGAGAATCAGGTGAAGAGGCACTCAAACGAGAACTTAAAGAAGAATTGTCTCTCGAAGTCAGTCATTCTGAATTTTTGCTCCTCAATGAATCCATAGATCCAAATCAAAAAAGACATTTAATCCAAATTGTATTTTTGACTAAGGTAAAGGAATTATTACCAGTTATCAATGCTCAAGAAAAAGCAATCTCAGGTTTTGGTTATTTCACTCCTAAAGAGATTTTGGAGATGGATCTCAGGCCCGATATAAAACATTACTTTCGTGCTAAAAGTACAAATAAACCTCGATATATTTCAAGCCCATGGGTGAATGAACCATGA
- the acpP gene encoding acyl carrier protein, with translation MADFEKIKSIIVEQLGVDESEVTPEAHFINDLGADSLDTVELVMALEEEFGVEISDEDAEKIQTVGDVIKFIDKLKG, from the coding sequence ATGGCAGATTTCGAAAAAATTAAGTCAATCATCGTAGAACAACTTGGTGTTGATGAATCAGAAGTTACACCTGAAGCTCACTTCATCAATGATCTTGGTGCTGACTCTCTTGACACAGTTGAACTAGTGATGGCTCTTGAAGAAGAGTTTGGTGTGGAAATTTCTGATGAAGACGCAGAAAAAATCCAAACCGTAGGCGATGTAATTAAATTCATCGATAAACTTAAGGGGTAA
- a CDS encoding LIC_10230 family protein, protein MTKFKQKLPILSPLFIALVVLHSLFVDYTVQFPDFVTNENSESSIETMKPQVITENGVIGRISYLESFLVELESKELPIDTEMEETKDSVKRVLIGQKLLLGLLIFYLFLTFSTAVTYSLRAWFHKSMAHVLYPVSLIVLLPKIFFQLNLMVQKDTLSYFYFVFLVLTYITMIISYRTIIKDKEPFEGFQSLQFSSSLEEEGRSPSNTKTGTYLAPVFHILVIILIGILIGNLVYIPLFLLQKHYVSEFSYFIFFLIGLLSVFYIFNYKKVGGESKNANWQNLAVSFAYLQYRFLRNGFLSIFSTILIILFVTFLFSLLLFNIDVIQNNLGLFGKTTEF, encoded by the coding sequence ATGACCAAATTCAAACAAAAATTACCTATCCTTTCCCCTCTCTTCATTGCACTTGTTGTTTTACACTCTTTATTTGTAGATTACACAGTACAGTTTCCAGACTTTGTCACTAATGAAAATTCGGAGTCAAGTATTGAAACCATGAAACCTCAAGTGATCACTGAAAATGGAGTGATCGGTAGAATATCTTATCTTGAATCATTTTTAGTCGAGTTAGAATCGAAAGAACTTCCTATCGACACAGAAATGGAAGAGACAAAAGATAGCGTCAAGCGGGTGTTAATCGGACAAAAACTTTTGCTTGGATTATTAATTTTTTATCTCTTCCTTACTTTTTCAACAGCAGTCACATACTCATTGCGTGCTTGGTTTCATAAATCAATGGCACATGTTTTGTATCCAGTATCTCTTATCGTTTTATTGCCGAAGATTTTTTTCCAGTTAAATTTGATGGTACAAAAGGATACTTTATCGTATTTCTACTTTGTTTTTTTGGTTCTAACATATATCACTATGATCATATCCTATAGAACCATCATCAAAGATAAAGAGCCATTTGAAGGTTTCCAATCATTACAATTTTCATCCTCATTAGAGGAAGAAGGAAGATCGCCTAGTAATACGAAAACAGGAACGTATCTTGCACCGGTGTTCCATATTTTAGTGATCATTTTGATTGGAATTTTAATTGGAAATTTGGTATACATTCCCCTTTTCCTACTCCAAAAGCACTACGTAAGTGAGTTTAGTTATTTTATTTTCTTTTTGATTGGACTATTGTCTGTTTTTTATATTTTTAATTATAAAAAAGTTGGTGGTGAGTCAAAAAATGCAAATTGGCAAAACCTTGCAGTTAGCTTTGCTTATTTACAATATCGATTCTTAAGAAATGGTTTTTTATCTATTTTTAGTACCATTCTCATCATCTTGTTTGTTACATTTTTGTTCAGTTTGTTACTTTTCAACATAGATGTAATCCAAAACAATCTTGGTTTGTTTGGAAAAACAACCGAGTTCTAA
- a CDS encoding ABC transporter permease — protein MGIVSLITIRYIRGSRVLGFLSIKSRLSFIVMAVGVGLLVVVLSIFNGFQKQVKESLWQGGPHITIENSYGSGAIYDFETVIAHLKSDPKLAESFVSVEGNITSHGLIQSNNNFNPIMIRAVPIDSIEKLVENGLPNFPRILQYNRDEIPAINTKKLVVVGKEMSAIYGYGIGREITMAVPGGRFTVERGVQVNVQSFRLVGLFKTGYYNYDSKFVFLSLPQAQEFFKMKGAVNQIAIKVRSLDDLKLTKHRILSRLNEENWNQKIQDDTSWSVRTIAEEQENFLAALRLEKTIISIIVFLFIVLAALGMVATVHSLIRAKRRSIGTLKALGLASNDILLIFTLNAMIVGILSSLVGGMTGIFIATKLEVIINAISEIINGVGSILNPGDWDPVELVPKDIYYFDHIPVDIDISFIFMVTTAATILSGLAGYFPARMAANLNPVDTIRND, from the coding sequence ATGGGAATCGTCTCTTTAATCACAATTCGTTACATCCGAGGATCCCGCGTTCTGGGATTCCTCTCCATCAAATCCAGACTTTCGTTCATCGTGATGGCAGTGGGGGTGGGCCTACTTGTTGTGGTGCTCTCCATTTTTAATGGATTCCAAAAACAAGTGAAGGAATCTCTTTGGCAAGGTGGTCCACACATTACCATTGAAAATTCCTATGGATCCGGGGCCATTTATGATTTCGAAACCGTAATCGCACACTTAAAATCCGATCCAAAACTTGCCGAATCCTTTGTTTCAGTCGAAGGAAATATCACAAGCCACGGCCTCATCCAAAGTAATAATAATTTTAATCCAATTATGATCCGTGCCGTCCCCATTGATTCGATCGAAAAATTAGTCGAAAATGGACTTCCCAATTTTCCAAGAATTTTGCAATACAACCGGGATGAAATCCCGGCCATCAATACCAAAAAACTCGTGGTGGTGGGAAAAGAAATGAGTGCCATTTACGGGTATGGAATTGGGCGAGAGATCACAATGGCGGTGCCAGGGGGAAGGTTCACTGTGGAACGAGGGGTACAGGTAAACGTTCAATCCTTTCGTTTGGTTGGTCTTTTCAAAACCGGTTATTACAATTACGATTCTAAGTTTGTGTTTTTATCACTCCCACAAGCCCAAGAGTTTTTTAAAATGAAAGGAGCCGTAAACCAAATTGCAATTAAGGTTCGCTCACTCGATGATTTAAAACTCACCAAACATAGAATCTTATCTAGGTTAAACGAAGAGAATTGGAACCAAAAAATTCAAGATGATACATCTTGGTCGGTACGCACCATTGCAGAGGAACAAGAAAACTTCCTTGCGGCACTGCGTTTGGAAAAAACCATTATCTCCATCATTGTCTTTTTGTTCATTGTCCTTGCCGCCCTTGGAATGGTCGCAACTGTGCACTCTCTCATCCGTGCAAAACGTAGGTCGATAGGAACCTTAAAAGCACTAGGACTTGCATCGAATGATATCTTACTTATCTTCACACTCAATGCGATGATTGTGGGAATTTTGTCTTCTCTTGTGGGAGGGATGACGGGAATCTTTATCGCCACAAAATTGGAAGTCATCATCAATGCCATTTCAGAAATCATCAACGGAGTGGGAAGCATCCTAAATCCGGGTGATTGGGACCCTGTCGAACTCGTCCCCAAAGACATTTATTACTTTGATCATATCCCAGTGGATATTGATATATCCTTTATCTTTATGGTGACAACTGCTGCTACCATTCTCTCTGGCCTTGCTGGGTATTTCCCTGCTCGGATGGCCGCCAATCTAAACCCAGTGGATACGATTCGCAATGACTAA
- a CDS encoding mechanosensitive ion channel family protein, producing MGSGSIKEFYLDLNPLTLLRSSNREFAETLILFAYMVVFAVICYKITMFLVERIKPALDPVHEYNRRKVARMGFLLVFAIAYLPVIFSSLSLLPTVLGLAGAGIVISLKEVWLNMVGWFMIMGANGFKVGDRIEIDSIKGDVVNIGFFKFTLLEIAQDPRFEQSTNRLIHFPNYNIVLYRFFIVSETMDFVWDEFKVYLELKSNWEKAEKICTQILNEELVLAPELVESKIREMSKNYLVRLGKTTPIVYTSLEPEGTILMCLRYLTPIRSKRLNRILISKEILTKFKEENDIYIYTH from the coding sequence ATGGGTAGTGGAAGTATAAAAGAATTTTATTTAGACTTAAATCCATTAACACTCCTTAGAAGTTCTAACCGAGAGTTTGCAGAAACTCTTATACTCTTTGCCTACATGGTTGTTTTTGCAGTGATTTGTTATAAAATCACTATGTTTCTTGTGGAGCGAATCAAACCCGCTTTAGATCCAGTTCACGAATACAATCGTAGAAAAGTTGCAAGGATGGGTTTTTTACTCGTTTTTGCTATTGCTTATCTCCCCGTTATTTTTTCTAGTTTGTCGTTATTACCCACTGTACTCGGACTTGCTGGTGCTGGTATTGTCATTTCGCTCAAAGAAGTATGGCTCAATATGGTTGGGTGGTTTATGATCATGGGTGCCAATGGTTTTAAAGTTGGAGATCGAATTGAAATTGATTCCATCAAAGGTGATGTCGTCAATATCGGGTTCTTTAAATTTACATTACTTGAAATTGCGCAAGATCCAAGATTTGAACAATCCACAAATCGACTCATTCATTTTCCAAACTACAATATTGTATTATACCGATTTTTTATCGTTTCAGAAACAATGGATTTTGTCTGGGATGAATTCAAAGTTTATTTAGAATTAAAGTCCAATTGGGAAAAAGCTGAAAAAATTTGTACCCAAATCTTAAACGAAGAATTAGTTTTGGCTCCCGAACTTGTGGAATCGAAAATCAGAGAAATGTCAAAAAACTATTTAGTAAGACTTGGAAAAACCACACCAATCGTTTATACTTCTTTAGAGCCAGAAGGAACGATTTTAATGTGTTTGCGTTACTTAACACCAATTCGATCAAAACGTCTTAATCGTATTTTAATCTCAAAAGAAATTTTAACAAAATTCAAAGAAGAAAATGACATCTACATCTACACCCATTAA
- a CDS encoding ABC transporter ATP-binding protein, whose product MTNSELKPTVSVRKLEKYYQVVDKRYHIISGLDFEVLPGEIVSVEGASGVGKSTLLNILGAMDSFDDGEVEVCGVSLKNLNEKQRENFRAEKISFIFQQHLLLPDFTALENVMMPLLIARMNPTQAKTQAIDILKKVGLGERTESFPSQLSGGESARVGVARALVGRRQLILADEPTGNLDRDNSRHLMDLIKELQNEFKFSLILVTHDLELASMAHKRNRIVSGKLTPVSL is encoded by the coding sequence ATGACTAATTCTGAACTCAAACCAACAGTCTCCGTACGAAAACTTGAAAAGTATTACCAAGTTGTCGACAAACGGTATCATATCATTTCTGGCCTCGACTTTGAAGTGTTACCTGGTGAAATTGTTTCTGTGGAAGGGGCTTCAGGTGTTGGAAAATCAACTCTCCTCAATATCCTAGGAGCTATGGACTCGTTTGACGATGGTGAGGTGGAGGTATGTGGTGTTTCACTCAAGAACCTAAACGAAAAACAAAGAGAGAATTTTCGTGCCGAAAAAATTTCTTTTATCTTCCAACAACATCTGCTCCTTCCTGATTTTACAGCTTTGGAAAATGTGATGATGCCACTTCTCATTGCAAGGATGAATCCAACCCAAGCAAAAACACAAGCTATTGACATTCTAAAAAAAGTAGGGCTTGGGGAACGAACGGAAAGTTTTCCGTCCCAATTATCAGGTGGTGAGAGCGCCCGTGTGGGAGTGGCACGTGCCCTTGTAGGAAGAAGGCAACTTATCCTCGCAGATGAACCAACGGGAAACCTTGACCGAGACAATTCACGGCATCTCATGGATCTGATCAAAGAACTTCAAAATGAATTTAAGTTTTCTCTCATACTTGTGACACATGATTTGGAGCTTGCATCGATGGCACATAAAAGAAATCGGATTGTGTCTGGTAAGTTAACGCCCGTAAGTTTGTGA
- the rnc gene encoding ribonuclease III, with protein MSQPIRIKLSPERISSLEELQSLTQTNFKDISLLHLAFVHRSFANEDSDRYLSDNERLEFLGDSVLGILAAEYLYKSLPKGKEGILAKLKSKMVSAPAIAKLARLYHFPDYLLLGKGEKEKGEANLNLQADCFEAFLGALYLDQGLNSCRIFLTPHFQRMEKGVETAEETKDYKTILQEYCQKKWKKLPEYVLLKEEGPDHDKEFSVSVSCENYFQSNGDGKNKRRAEQMAAKSALRILKLL; from the coding sequence TTGTCACAACCCATTCGCATCAAACTTTCTCCTGAAAGAATCAGTTCTCTAGAAGAACTACAATCCCTTACTCAAACAAATTTTAAGGATATTTCCCTCCTCCACCTAGCTTTTGTTCATAGGTCATTTGCCAACGAAGACTCGGATCGTTATCTTTCTGATAACGAACGACTGGAATTTTTAGGAGATTCAGTCCTTGGAATCCTTGCTGCAGAATACCTCTACAAATCACTTCCGAAAGGAAAAGAAGGGATCTTAGCCAAACTCAAGAGTAAAATGGTCTCAGCACCCGCCATTGCGAAATTGGCACGTTTATATCACTTCCCAGACTATCTTCTTCTAGGAAAAGGTGAAAAAGAAAAAGGGGAAGCCAATCTGAACTTACAAGCTGATTGTTTTGAAGCTTTTCTTGGTGCATTATATCTAGACCAAGGTTTAAACAGTTGTCGGATCTTTCTCACTCCCCATTTCCAAAGAATGGAAAAGGGAGTGGAAACGGCAGAAGAAACAAAAGATTATAAAACCATTTTACAAGAATATTGCCAAAAGAAATGGAAAAAATTGCCCGAATATGTTCTTTTGAAAGAAGAAGGTCCAGACCACGATAAAGAATTTTCTGTATCAGTATCTTGCGAAAATTACTTTCAATCGAATGGTGATGGAAAGAATAAACGTAGAGCAGAACAAATGGCTGCAAAGTCTGCCCTTCGAATTTTGAAATTATTATGA
- a CDS encoding toxin-antitoxin system YwqK family antitoxin, with protein MTSTSTPIKDNSIWIFISLLAFVMLAGIVFGPCKGSIERPTSVPKEASFEKKTNHYKMIGEGYLREWYENGNLVTIVPINSLGQPDGYGKKLNYLVGNTIMEGKMVNGERDGLWKFYFSDGKIYIEQNYKVGYRKKQIWIHTSEIGNENGAYLRYFPNGRLNEKGFYDGGLRTGDWVRYYPDTKVEAKGSYIEDKKVGEWFYYYPTGVKEASELYSDEGELLSRNTYYPNGTNWCVVKKNKTPDCQ; from the coding sequence ATGACATCTACATCTACACCCATTAAAGACAATTCCATTTGGATATTTATCTCACTCCTCGCATTTGTTATGTTAGCTGGGATAGTGTTTGGTCCGTGTAAAGGCAGTATAGAAAGACCAACATCAGTTCCCAAAGAAGCTAGTTTTGAGAAAAAAACCAATCATTACAAAATGATTGGAGAAGGATACCTACGTGAATGGTATGAAAATGGAAATCTTGTAACCATTGTTCCGATTAATTCTTTGGGTCAACCGGATGGGTATGGAAAAAAATTAAACTATCTTGTCGGAAATACCATCATGGAAGGGAAGATGGTGAATGGGGAACGAGATGGTTTGTGGAAATTTTATTTCTCAGATGGAAAGATTTATATAGAACAAAATTACAAAGTTGGGTATAGGAAAAAACAAATCTGGATCCATACTTCTGAGATTGGGAATGAAAACGGGGCATATCTTCGATACTTTCCTAATGGCCGCTTGAATGAGAAAGGATTCTATGATGGTGGGTTACGCACTGGTGATTGGGTGAGGTATTACCCAGATACAAAAGTGGAAGCAAAAGGTAGTTACATTGAGGACAAAAAAGTTGGGGAGTGGTTTTATTATTATCCTACCGGAGTGAAGGAAGCTTCAGAGTTGTATTCTGATGAAGGTGAGTTACTTTCGAGAAACACGTATTATCCGAATGGAACGAATTGGTGTGTTGTGAAAAAAAATAAAACACCTGATTGCCAATAA
- the aroB gene encoding 3-dehydroquinate synthase, which translates to MKLSEREVVGSGFVYPVELHEDFVGLSEKLGSLKKISHAFVLTSREIAGIYEKYLIKELKASSIPFSFIYLKGGEKNKHIDRVKKVYHQLIEADADRNAVIIAFGGGVVGDFAGFIAATYQRGIRFIQVPTTLLACVDSSVGGKVAVNVDSGKNMVGAFYQPEFVFAPLFTLSTLPKKEWSCGLAEVVKHSFLDGGLFFDSISKSKRSDFSEKSDILRYVIEESIRVKSSIVSQDEKESGLRAVLNLGHTTGHAIESLTLYKKYSHGEAVSVGLVTALLLSKEVLGFSESNFQKAISLMNQLELPTVLDEKPELVLKHMEHDKKKDGNTLKFVLLEDFGKPKFGVSVERKTILDVLKRHKGMKLHG; encoded by the coding sequence ATGAAGTTATCAGAACGAGAAGTTGTAGGCTCGGGTTTTGTTTATCCCGTTGAATTACATGAAGACTTTGTTGGTCTTTCTGAAAAACTTGGATCACTTAAAAAAATCTCACATGCCTTTGTTTTGACAAGTCGTGAAATTGCTGGCATTTACGAAAAATATTTAATCAAAGAACTAAAAGCAAGTTCCATTCCATTTTCCTTTATCTACCTAAAAGGTGGTGAAAAAAACAAACACATTGACCGCGTGAAAAAAGTATATCACCAACTGATCGAAGCCGATGCTGATCGGAATGCCGTGATCATTGCATTTGGTGGCGGAGTTGTTGGGGATTTTGCAGGTTTTATTGCCGCAACCTACCAAAGAGGAATACGATTCATCCAGGTGCCTACGACTTTACTTGCTTGTGTAGATTCATCGGTAGGTGGAAAGGTTGCTGTGAATGTAGATTCTGGAAAAAATATGGTAGGTGCATTTTACCAGCCTGAATTTGTATTTGCTCCACTTTTTACTCTTTCGACTTTACCAAAAAAAGAGTGGAGTTGTGGCCTTGCAGAAGTCGTCAAACATTCGTTTTTGGATGGTGGGTTATTTTTTGATTCAATATCAAAATCCAAACGTTCAGATTTTTCTGAAAAGTCAGATATTCTCCGTTATGTGATCGAAGAATCGATAAGAGTGAAATCATCCATTGTATCCCAAGATGAAAAAGAGTCTGGATTACGTGCAGTTCTAAATTTGGGACATACAACTGGTCATGCGATTGAGTCACTCACCCTTTACAAAAAATACTCTCATGGAGAGGCTGTTTCTGTAGGTCTTGTCACTGCTTTATTATTATCAAAAGAAGTATTAGGTTTTTCAGAATCCAATTTTCAAAAGGCAATCTCATTAATGAATCAGCTTGAATTGCCAACGGTTTTAGATGAAAAACCAGAATTAGTATTAAAACATATGGAACATGACAAAAAAAAGGATGGGAATACTTTGAAGTTTGTTCTATTGGAAGACTTCGGTAAACCAAAGTTTGGTGTATCGGTTGAACGAAAAACCATCCTTGATGTCTTAAAACGTCACAAAGGAATGAAACTCCATGGGTAG
- a CDS encoding ATP-dependent Clp protease ATP-binding subunit: MLEFTKRAKRVINEIAQDEAKRLGSDFIGPEHILLGLLREEDSVAIKILTNLNINLNELRKEVEKRTREGSGALLLDVSQGQDKYQKMIEVSKEEAKRLKHNYVGTEHILLALLRDNNNIAGGSLSSFSVNYNVIKSEILRLLGAPPSGAVGGNTGTQSAGQSQTQTATPRQEKSKTPILDEFARDLTQLAREKKLDPVIGRSKEIERVIQILSRKTKNNPVLVGESGVGKTAIVEGLAQAVVEKLVPDLLFDKRVLSLDLASLIAGTKYRGEFEERLKKIMKEIVTSQNIIIFIDELHTLIGAGAAEGAVDAANILKPALARGELQCIGATTNNEYRKYIEKDSALERRFQMVKVLEPSVDDAVLILDGLKKAYEAHHKVRYSEKAIEQAVKLSHRYINDRFLPDKAIDIIDEAGAKARLANCQRPNEIKEIEEEIKALSVKKEDLVRSQEYEKAAAVRDEVNRKKGELEEKTKQWQERMEGYAVSIEEEDILSVVSLWTGIPLKKMEQSENTKLLNLEEDIKSRIVGQTDAIEKVARAVRRSRTGLKSEKRPTGSFIFLGPTGVGKTELAKALAEQLFGSEDNMLRIDMSEYMEPHAVSRLIGAPPGYVGYDDGGQLTEFVRRKPYSLVLLDEIEKAHHDLFNILLQIMEEGNLTDTKGRKVNFRDTIIIMTSNIAAKEISKGGRLGFEDFAEERETYKAEQAREQLKKHFNPEFLNRVDEVVYFAPLKKEEIVSIVDIMLKDFNKRLTEKKVLVELTLGAKEHFATIGYDQNYGARPLRRVFQRELEDYMAIQSLKGVYDNPTKILVDLVDGKLVYSENPWSDFKEVPKKDDGSSPNTEEKDLALV, encoded by the coding sequence ATGTTGGAATTCACAAAAAGAGCAAAAAGAGTCATCAACGAAATCGCCCAAGATGAGGCTAAACGTTTGGGTTCCGATTTTATCGGTCCTGAACACATTCTACTTGGGCTTCTCCGGGAGGAGGACTCTGTCGCGATTAAGATTTTAACAAATCTAAATATCAATTTAAACGAACTCCGTAAGGAAGTAGAGAAACGTACCCGAGAGGGTTCAGGGGCTTTGTTACTCGATGTCAGCCAAGGGCAAGACAAGTACCAAAAAATGATCGAAGTTTCCAAAGAAGAGGCAAAACGCCTCAAACATAACTATGTGGGAACCGAACACATCTTACTCGCATTACTGCGTGATAATAATAATATCGCTGGAGGATCTTTATCTTCCTTTAGTGTGAATTATAATGTCATCAAATCGGAAATTTTACGCCTTCTCGGTGCTCCACCTTCAGGGGCAGTTGGAGGGAATACGGGAACACAGTCTGCAGGACAGAGCCAAACACAAACGGCAACACCGAGACAAGAAAAAAGTAAAACTCCAATCCTCGATGAGTTTGCACGTGACCTCACTCAACTGGCACGTGAGAAAAAATTGGATCCTGTCATTGGCCGTTCCAAAGAAATCGAACGTGTGATCCAAATTTTATCTCGTAAAACAAAAAATAACCCTGTTCTCGTTGGAGAATCAGGTGTAGGAAAAACGGCAATTGTGGAAGGCCTTGCGCAAGCTGTGGTCGAAAAATTAGTGCCTGATCTCCTTTTCGATAAACGAGTGTTATCGTTAGATTTAGCAAGCCTGATTGCAGGAACCAAATACCGTGGTGAGTTTGAAGAACGATTGAAAAAAATCATGAAAGAAATTGTCACTTCCCAAAACATCATCATTTTCATTGATGAGTTGCACACTCTCATTGGAGCAGGGGCTGCAGAAGGGGCCGTAGATGCCGCAAACATCTTAAAACCCGCACTTGCACGTGGGGAACTACAATGTATTGGTGCGACAACCAATAACGAATACCGTAAGTACATCGAAAAAGATTCTGCATTGGAACGTAGGTTCCAAATGGTGAAGGTTCTTGAACCTTCTGTTGACGATGCCGTTCTCATCTTAGATGGTTTGAAAAAAGCATATGAAGCTCACCATAAGGTGCGTTATTCGGAAAAAGCGATTGAACAAGCTGTGAAGTTATCTCACCGTTATATCAACGATAGGTTTTTACCAGACAAGGCGATCGACATCATCGATGAAGCAGGTGCAAAAGCTCGTCTTGCCAATTGCCAAAGACCTAATGAAATCAAAGAGATTGAAGAAGAGATTAAAGCACTTTCAGTCAAAAAAGAAGATTTGGTTCGTAGCCAAGAATACGAAAAAGCTGCAGCCGTTCGCGATGAAGTGAATCGTAAAAAAGGTGAATTGGAAGAAAAAACCAAACAATGGCAAGAACGTATGGAAGGTTATGCGGTTTCCATTGAAGAAGAAGATATTTTATCCGTTGTGAGCCTTTGGACTGGAATTCCTTTGAAAAAAATGGAACAATCCGAAAACACAAAACTTCTCAATCTGGAAGAAGATATCAAATCTCGTATCGTTGGTCAAACCGATGCCATTGAAAAAGTAGCACGTGCTGTCAGACGTTCTCGTACTGGTCTCAAGAGTGAAAAACGCCCTACGGGATCGTTTATCTTCCTTGGACCTACTGGTGTTGGTAAAACAGAACTCGCAAAAGCACTCGCCGAGCAGCTGTTTGGCTCCGAAGACAATATGTTACGTATAGATATGTCAGAATATATGGAACCACATGCAGTATCCAGACTGATCGGAGCGCCTCCGGGTTATGTTGGGTATGATGATGGTGGTCAACTCACTGAATTTGTGAGAAGAAAACCATATAGTTTGGTATTACTTGATGAGATTGAAAAGGCGCACCACGATTTGTTTAATATCCTACTCCAGATTATGGAAGAAGGAAATTTAACAGATACCAAGGGACGTAAGGTAAACTTCAGAGATACCATTATCATCATGACATCAAACATTGCTGCTAAGGAAATTTCCAAAGGTGGAAGATTGGGTTTTGAAGATTTTGCTGAAGAAAGAGAAACTTACAAGGCAGAACAAGCGAGAGAACAACTTAAAAAACACTTCAACCCTGAGTTTTTAAACCGCGTGGATGAAGTGGTTTACTTTGCTCCGCTCAAAAAAGAAGAAATCGTTAGCATTGTGGATATTATGTTAAAAGATTTTAACAAACGTTTGACGGAGAAAAAAGTTCTCGTGGAACTCACTTTAGGTGCAAAAGAACATTTTGCAACCATAGGATACGACCAAAACTACGGAGCTCGTCCACTCAGACGTGTATTCCAAAGAGAATTGGAAGATTATATGGCAATTCAGTCGCTCAAAGGTGTGTATGACAACCCTACTAAAATTTTGGTAGATTTGGTCGATGGAAAGCTAGTATA
- a CDS encoding ATP--guanido phosphotransferase: MMFCRFCGTTDSQFRISGKFGCEHCALQFSYPIKKNQSLIPKSLIDEIERIFTKSDSKIRILSVRTRLTRNLRHNLFPFYDVKEEEVKRLLDENRFLELLNLGTNPILEKINPMVRLYLGGEDHLRLEIIWTAETENTLQTFPIQQVSKERHKNIKSLLRFFFQKQHWAFANGFGYIASCPTNLGRGRRDSLLLGIEPGVDPSFFSLFDKLSEFGIEFAPSTDHRRESLGNFRGLVVKISWKNAFAVQKRKFYKILGLRGSL, encoded by the coding sequence GTGATGTTTTGCCGATTCTGTGGGACAACAGATTCACAGTTTCGGATCTCGGGAAAATTTGGGTGTGAACACTGTGCCTTACAATTTTCGTATCCAATAAAAAAAAATCAATCTCTCATTCCAAAATCTCTAATTGACGAGATCGAAAGAATTTTCACGAAATCGGATTCCAAAATTCGAATCCTTTCGGTTCGCACACGATTAACACGTAACCTAAGGCATAACCTCTTTCCTTTTTATGATGTTAAGGAGGAAGAAGTAAAACGGCTGTTAGATGAAAATCGGTTTCTCGAACTTTTAAATCTAGGTACGAATCCTATTTTGGAAAAAATAAATCCAATGGTTCGTTTGTATCTGGGAGGAGAAGACCATTTGCGTCTTGAAATCATTTGGACAGCTGAAACGGAAAACACTTTGCAAACGTTCCCCATACAACAAGTGTCAAAAGAAAGACACAAAAATATCAAATCGCTCCTACGGTTTTTTTTCCAAAAACAACATTGGGCGTTTGCAAATGGATTTGGTTATATTGCGTCTTGTCCAACGAATTTAGGACGGGGGAGGCGAGATTCCCTTTTGCTTGGGATAGAACCAGGGGTGGATCCTAGTTTCTTTTCACTTTTTGATAAACTTTCTGAATTTGGTATAGAATTTGCTCCTTCCACCGATCATAGAAGAGAGTCCCTGGGAAACTTCCGAGGGCTTGTCGTAAAAATCTCGTGGAAGAACGCATTCGCGGTCCAAAAACGTAAGTTTTACAAAATTCTTGGTTTACGAGGCTCCCTTTGA